The following coding sequences lie in one Prochlorococcus marinus XMU1412 genomic window:
- a CDS encoding DUF3122 domain-containing protein → MKKITKSNNNIFLKGIIPLLLLLSFIFNPLKVSAEVAETEINGALMNASSEFLRDLDFETWQLVAYKSPLFEDKLILRVIGYPGNLRIDHPTDLRVESGRKQWLLDDKTLLNVELANDGRQAAAEFDLDELIKNLDKNRPLRLSLSGVFSELPVPPFVVKEWRSIN, encoded by the coding sequence ATGAAGAAAATTACAAAATCAAATAATAATATTTTTTTAAAAGGAATAATACCTTTACTTTTACTACTATCCTTTATTTTTAACCCATTAAAAGTATCTGCAGAAGTTGCAGAAACTGAAATTAATGGTGCATTAATGAATGCTAGCAGTGAGTTTTTAAGAGACTTGGACTTTGAAACTTGGCAATTAGTAGCTTATAAATCCCCTCTTTTTGAAGATAAATTGATCTTGAGAGTAATAGGATATCCAGGAAATCTCAGGATTGATCATCCCACTGACTTGAGGGTTGAATCAGGGAGAAAACAGTGGCTTCTAGATGATAAAACATTACTTAATGTGGAATTAGCAAATGATGGAAGACAAGCAGCAGCAGAATTCGATCTTGATGAATTGATTAAAAATTTAGATAAAAATAGACCATTAAGATTATCATTGTCAGGAGTTTTTTCTGAGTTACCTGTACCTCCCTTCGTTGTTAAAGAGTGGAGATCAATAAACTGA
- the cbiT gene encoding precorrin-6Y C5,15-methyltransferase (decarboxylating) subunit CbiT translates to MTEINRKIHVIGINSFKFEDLSLKSQNLFLKTTNIAVPNSYFEEIKSWSENCLLKKKSFFSSKSDNELINWLRSQKNDVILISRGDPLWFGIGRILLENFSKDELNFYPSNTCIQLAFSKLKIPWQDAVNVSIHGRDPTKLVEALKARPSSLAIITDSNNKSLEIIKENLSELNLINFYDFWLCEEIGFDKENIRKLNLKESLPSDISSLNIVVLTKTKKNYSNDNLALFGISDHIFKTFDDRPNLLTKREVRVQILADLELPKNGVIWDIGAGCGSIGLEALKLRPNLDLFCIDKRFGSKALILENSERLGVKPKFICEEDINNILNTKNLSPFEKPNRLVIGGCDKKTKLHIINSLDQWMSIGDIIVIPIIDFQTIKELKEELEDKNFKTNLNLIQTYKSLSIAEGMRLEPNNPVFLLKGKK, encoded by the coding sequence ATGACTGAAATTAATAGAAAAATTCATGTAATTGGAATTAATTCTTTTAAATTTGAGGATCTATCTCTCAAATCACAAAATCTATTTTTAAAAACAACAAATATTGCAGTTCCAAATTCATATTTTGAAGAAATTAAATCATGGAGCGAAAATTGTTTATTAAAAAAGAAATCATTTTTTTCGAGTAAAAGTGATAACGAACTTATTAATTGGCTTAGATCTCAGAAAAATGATGTTATTTTAATTTCTAGAGGAGATCCTCTTTGGTTTGGAATTGGGAGAATATTACTAGAAAATTTTTCAAAAGATGAATTAAATTTCTACCCTTCAAATACTTGCATTCAATTAGCATTTAGTAAGTTAAAGATTCCTTGGCAAGATGCTGTTAATGTAAGTATTCACGGCAGAGATCCTACCAAGTTAGTTGAGGCTCTTAAAGCAAGGCCTTCAAGTTTGGCTATTATTACAGATTCAAATAATAAGAGTTTAGAAATAATCAAAGAAAACTTATCAGAATTAAATCTGATTAACTTCTATGATTTTTGGCTCTGTGAAGAAATAGGCTTCGACAAAGAAAATATAAGAAAATTAAATCTTAAAGAATCATTACCTTCTGATATATCAAGTTTGAACATTGTTGTTCTTACAAAAACAAAGAAAAATTACTCAAATGATAATCTCGCTCTTTTCGGAATCAGTGACCATATTTTTAAGACCTTTGATGATAGACCAAACTTATTAACTAAAAGGGAGGTTCGTGTTCAAATCTTAGCTGATCTAGAACTCCCAAAAAATGGCGTAATATGGGATATAGGTGCGGGTTGTGGGTCAATTGGGTTAGAGGCATTAAAATTAAGGCCTAACTTAGATTTGTTTTGTATCGATAAAAGGTTTGGCTCAAAAGCATTAATACTAGAAAACTCTGAAAGGCTTGGAGTTAAACCAAAATTTATTTGTGAAGAAGACATAAATAATATCTTGAATACAAAAAATTTAAGTCCTTTTGAAAAACCTAATAGATTAGTAATTGGAGGCTGTGATAAAAAGACTAAACTTCATATTATTAATTCCTTAGATCAGTGGATGAGTATTGGAGATATTATCGTTATCCCAATAATTGACTTTCAAACTATTAAAGAATTGAAAGAGGAATTAGAAGATAAAAATTTCAAAACAAATTTAAATTTAATTCAGACCTATAAAAGCTTAAGTATTGCCGAGGGAATGAGATTAGAACCAAATAATCCTGTTTTTTTATTAAAAGGGAAAAAATAA
- a CDS encoding NAD(+) kinase gives MVRKAGLIVNDGKELAVQTATSVQKKLEKSNFEVVRVSSSGGMVGFANPDQHVRPLGYTNCVPEGFDSSMEFAIVLGGDGTVLSAARQTAPAKIPILTINTGHLGFLAEAYLSNLDEAIDKIIAGNWDIEERTCFIISVMRNDQRRWESLCLNEMALHREPLTSMCHFEISIGRHAPVDISADGVILSTPTGSTAYSLSAGGPVITPDCPVVQLTPIAPHSLASRALVFNDSEPVTVFPATPERLVMVVDGNAGCYVWPEDRVLIRKSKHSVKFIRLEDHEFFQVLRNKLGWGLPHVAKPNK, from the coding sequence TTGGTACGTAAAGCAGGACTAATCGTTAATGATGGAAAGGAACTAGCTGTTCAAACTGCAACTTCTGTTCAAAAAAAATTGGAAAAATCTAATTTTGAAGTTGTAAGAGTTAGTAGCTCTGGAGGGATGGTCGGTTTCGCAAATCCTGATCAACATGTTCGTCCTTTGGGATATACGAATTGTGTCCCTGAGGGGTTTGATTCATCAATGGAATTTGCAATTGTTCTTGGCGGAGATGGGACTGTACTTTCTGCTGCAAGGCAAACGGCACCTGCTAAAATTCCAATTCTTACAATAAATACTGGTCATTTAGGATTTCTTGCGGAAGCTTACTTATCTAACCTAGATGAGGCTATAGATAAAATAATTGCTGGAAATTGGGATATTGAAGAAAGAACTTGCTTTATTATTAGTGTAATGAGGAATGATCAGAGGAGATGGGAGTCTCTTTGCCTTAATGAGATGGCTCTTCATAGAGAACCTCTAACAAGTATGTGTCACTTTGAGATTTCTATAGGGCGACATGCACCTGTGGATATTTCAGCTGATGGAGTAATTTTATCTACTCCAACTGGTTCTACCGCATATTCTCTTAGTGCTGGAGGACCAGTTATTACACCTGATTGTCCAGTAGTACAATTAACTCCAATTGCGCCACATTCGTTGGCCTCAAGGGCGCTAGTTTTTAATGATTCAGAACCAGTAACTGTTTTCCCTGCAACTCCTGAAAGGTTGGTAATGGTTGTTGATGGAAATGCTGGTTGTTATGTTTGGCCTGAAGATAGAGTTTTAATAAGAAAAAGTAAACATTCAGTAAAGTTTATTCGACTTGAAGATCATGAATTTTTCCAAGTTTTAAGAAATAAATTAGGTTGGGGTTTGCCCCATGTAGCTAAACCTAACAAATAA
- the pheS gene encoding phenylalanine--tRNA ligase subunit alpha, with protein sequence MSQIESLSQIEEKLNNLSLTAKNNIDNSNTHEELDQLRVSLLGKKGDLSIILKTMGQLSATDRPIIGQKANLIKINLQELITERKNKLNSEALDKKIKKEKIDVTIPSIGTPPGNKHPLISTQDEIIDIFCGLGYSVESGPEIETDFYNFESLNIPKNHPARDMQDTFYLDENRLLRTHTSPVQIRYLEKNPPPVRIIAPGRVYRRDAVDATHSPVFNQVEVLCIDEHIDFSHLRGTVLTFLKAFFGDIPVRFRASYFPFTEPSAEVDVQWKGKWLEVMGCGMVDPKVLEKLGMDSEKWTGFAAGLGVERFCMVRHQIDDIRKFYTNDIRFLEQF encoded by the coding sequence GTGAGTCAAATTGAATCATTAAGTCAAATTGAGGAAAAACTAAATAATCTTTCTCTAACAGCAAAAAATAATATAGATAATTCTAATACTCATGAAGAACTGGATCAATTGAGAGTTTCTTTGCTAGGAAAAAAAGGTGATTTATCAATTATTTTGAAAACAATGGGTCAATTATCTGCTACTGATAGACCAATTATTGGCCAGAAGGCAAATTTAATAAAGATAAATTTGCAGGAACTAATAACTGAAAGAAAAAATAAACTAAACAGCGAAGCCTTAGATAAAAAGATTAAAAAAGAAAAAATTGATGTAACTATCCCTTCAATTGGAACCCCCCCTGGGAATAAACATCCCTTGATTTCAACTCAAGACGAAATAATAGATATTTTTTGTGGTTTAGGATACTCAGTTGAAAGTGGACCTGAAATAGAAACTGATTTTTATAATTTTGAGTCTCTCAACATACCCAAAAATCATCCTGCAAGAGATATGCAGGATACTTTCTACTTGGATGAAAATCGACTTTTAAGAACCCATACTTCCCCTGTTCAGATAAGATACTTAGAGAAAAACCCTCCTCCAGTAAGAATTATTGCCCCCGGAAGAGTTTATAGAAGAGATGCTGTTGATGCTACTCATTCCCCTGTATTTAATCAGGTTGAGGTTTTATGTATTGATGAACATATTGATTTTAGTCATTTAAGAGGAACAGTTCTTACATTTTTAAAGGCCTTTTTTGGAGATATTCCTGTAAGATTTAGAGCTAGTTATTTCCCATTTACTGAACCTTCAGCAGAAGTAGACGTCCAGTGGAAAGGTAAATGGTTAGAAGTAATGGGTTGCGGAATGGTTGATCCAAAGGTGTTAGAAAAATTAGGGATGGATTCTGAGAAATGGACTGGTTTTGCAGCAGGATTAGGAGTTGAGAGATTTTGTATGGTGAGACATCAGATCGACGACATCAGAAAATTTTATACAAATGATATTAGATTCTTAGAACAGTTCTAA
- the surE gene encoding 5'/3'-nucleotidase SurE codes for MKPLNILISNDDGVFAAGIRALAKSAQKRGHKVKVVCPDQERSATGHGLTLQSPLRVEKADELFGEGIEAWGCSGTPADCVKLALSELLDHKPDLVLSGINHGPNLGTDIFCSGTVAAAMEGTLENVPSMAISVASFKWKNFEFAGEIAMNIAEQAINDSWPASLLLNLNIPPCEKNKIKELSWTRLSVRKYKNQFSKREDPRGDDYYWLAGEVVLDLKSKGYGPKNWPSDVSQIQENKISITPVEPDLFWRGNLDDLPKINNSFVNPS; via the coding sequence ATGAAACCGTTAAATATATTAATTAGCAATGATGATGGTGTTTTCGCAGCGGGGATAAGAGCTTTAGCAAAATCAGCCCAAAAAAGAGGACATAAGGTAAAAGTAGTATGTCCTGACCAAGAAAGATCAGCTACTGGTCATGGTCTTACTTTACAATCCCCATTAAGAGTGGAAAAAGCTGACGAATTATTTGGAGAGGGTATCGAAGCTTGGGGATGTTCCGGCACACCTGCTGATTGTGTCAAATTAGCACTATCTGAACTCTTGGATCATAAACCTGATCTGGTACTATCCGGCATAAATCACGGACCCAATTTAGGGACAGATATTTTTTGTTCGGGCACAGTTGCTGCGGCTATGGAAGGCACTTTAGAAAATGTTCCTTCCATGGCAATAAGTGTTGCTAGTTTTAAATGGAAAAATTTTGAATTTGCTGGAGAAATTGCAATGAATATTGCCGAACAAGCAATTAACGACAGTTGGCCAGCGTCACTTTTATTAAATTTGAACATACCCCCCTGCGAAAAAAACAAGATAAAAGAATTATCCTGGACAAGATTATCGGTAAGAAAATATAAAAATCAATTTTCCAAAAGGGAAGACCCGAGGGGTGATGATTATTATTGGTTAGCAGGTGAAGTCGTTTTAGATCTTAAATCGAAAGGTTACGGTCCTAAGAATTGGCCCAGTGACGTATCTCAAATACAAGAAAATAAAATATCTATCACACCTGTAGAACCAGATTTATTTTGGAGAGGTAATTTAGATGACCTACCTAAAATTAATAATTCATTTGTAAATCCTTCTTAA
- a CDS encoding DUF3611 family protein: MSDKMDFQSLSFGMRRIGWIRFWVQSILGVVVAAVLLFSNVVNNSEGQLGLAPGLSLTTISLILLLFSLWQGWLIVKTGRAIASNARPSRGQTGKLIKRGLIVDLFGILFGLIGYQALMGALFIQASSQTTGQLITATSDIPITGLEILSVLSNTQVIAAHFFGLCFSLWLLRRIYK; encoded by the coding sequence ATGTCTGACAAAATGGATTTTCAGTCCCTTTCATTTGGAATGCGGCGCATTGGATGGATACGCTTTTGGGTTCAGTCCATTTTAGGTGTTGTTGTTGCAGCTGTTTTGCTTTTTTCAAATGTTGTAAATAACAGCGAAGGTCAGCTTGGCTTAGCGCCTGGTCTCTCACTTACAACAATATCCTTGATTTTACTACTTTTTAGTCTTTGGCAAGGTTGGTTAATAGTTAAAACAGGAAGAGCAATCGCAAGCAACGCAAGACCCTCAAGAGGACAAACCGGTAAATTGATAAAACGAGGCCTAATTGTTGATTTATTTGGAATTTTGTTTGGATTAATTGGATATCAAGCTCTTATGGGAGCCTTATTTATACAAGCATCCTCTCAAACAACTGGACAATTGATAACAGCGACATCTGATATCCCAATTACTGGTCTTGAAATATTATCAGTTCTCAGTAACACGCAAGTTATCGCTGCCCATTTTTTTGGACTTTGCTTTTCTTTATGGCTTTTAAGAAGGATTTACAAATGA
- a CDS encoding bifunctional riboflavin kinase/FAD synthetase codes for MISLISPSEVKSPTSIAIGSFDGLHAGHRQLIKSVVKENKYTPTIASFWPHPREVLYKEARLRLDLPNEKLSILEDLGIEQLVLIPFDMELSKLSAERFVRDILINQLQAKNISVGANFKFGFRRSGDINTIKNIIKDTDIKLKIIPILEDKEGRISSSRIRDLLEKSDLKNAFKILNRPYSFNGKVVKGKGIGKSIGWPTANLEIDGRKFLPGEGVYASWTTIENSNKKIESVMNLGSQPTINPLLPSAVEVHLINKDIDLYGLNLSVEPVEKLRSQIKFKNIDQLSNQIKKDRDNALKIFKNYKK; via the coding sequence TTGATCTCTTTAATATCGCCATCTGAAGTTAAGAGTCCTACCTCAATAGCTATTGGAAGTTTTGATGGCCTTCATGCTGGCCACAGACAATTAATAAAAAGTGTAGTTAAAGAAAATAAATATACCCCAACAATTGCAAGCTTCTGGCCCCATCCCAGAGAAGTTCTTTACAAAGAGGCCCGTCTTAGACTTGATCTCCCTAATGAAAAACTATCTATTCTTGAAGATCTGGGGATTGAACAATTAGTTCTGATTCCTTTTGATATGGAACTATCCAAATTAAGTGCCGAAAGATTCGTAAGAGATATTTTGATAAATCAATTACAAGCAAAAAACATTTCTGTAGGTGCTAATTTTAAATTTGGTTTCAGAAGAAGTGGAGATATAAATACAATAAAAAATATTATTAAGGATACGGATATTAAACTAAAAATTATTCCAATTTTAGAAGACAAGGAAGGTAGAATCAGCAGCAGCAGAATAAGAGATCTATTAGAGAAAAGTGATCTGAAAAATGCTTTCAAAATTCTTAATCGGCCTTATAGTTTTAATGGAAAAGTTGTTAAAGGTAAAGGCATCGGAAAAAGTATAGGATGGCCTACCGCAAATCTTGAAATAGATGGCAGAAAATTTTTACCTGGAGAAGGAGTTTACGCATCTTGGACAACTATAGAAAATTCCAACAAAAAAATTGAATCTGTTATGAATCTTGGCTCTCAACCAACAATAAATCCATTATTGCCTTCTGCAGTTGAAGTCCATTTAATAAATAAAGATATCGATCTATATGGTTTAAATCTATCTGTTGAACCAGTTGAAAAACTTAGATCTCAAATCAAGTTCAAAAATATAGATCAACTTTCTAATCAAATTAAAAAAGATAGAGATAATGCTCTAAAAATTTTTAAAAACTACAAAAAATAA
- a CDS encoding thiamine phosphate synthase translates to MLNYNPKDAEDLRIYQIIDANLDRAREGLRVLEDWARFGLGKEKYVEKIKNFRQILGKNHLEVYKQSRNHIEDKCKGLTHQEQFNRKTSEQIISSNSARIQEALRVIEEFSRLQNHELSKIASEIRYEIYTIEIDLLTFSKFKKSEKILKENDLYVITDQKNNLLEIIEEILIAGVRIIQHRFKKGTDQDHLKEAIQIKNLCKRYNSLFIVNDRLDIALASNADGIHLGQDDLDLKTARKLLGYSKIIGISANNAIDISNALDEGCDYIGIGPVFETTTKKNKIPLGIENIKTLTKDINIPWFAIGGIKSNNISILKRSGFKKVALVSELMNSEDPKEDAMMILKKLSHEN, encoded by the coding sequence ATGCTGAATTACAATCCTAAAGACGCTGAAGATTTAAGAATTTATCAAATTATTGACGCTAATTTAGATAGAGCCAGAGAAGGGCTAAGAGTATTAGAGGATTGGGCTAGATTTGGCCTAGGCAAAGAAAAATATGTTGAAAAGATTAAGAACTTTAGGCAAATTTTAGGAAAAAATCATTTAGAAGTTTATAAACAATCTAGAAATCACATTGAGGACAAATGTAAAGGATTGACTCATCAAGAGCAATTTAACAGAAAAACTTCTGAGCAGATTATAAGTTCTAATTCAGCCAGAATTCAAGAAGCATTACGAGTCATAGAAGAATTCTCAAGGCTGCAGAATCATGAGCTTTCAAAAATCGCTTCTGAAATTAGATATGAAATTTATACTATTGAAATTGACTTATTAACTTTTAGCAAGTTTAAGAAGTCGGAGAAAATATTAAAAGAAAATGACTTATATGTAATCACAGATCAAAAAAACAATTTACTAGAAATAATAGAAGAGATTTTAATTGCTGGAGTAAGAATTATTCAACATAGATTTAAAAAGGGAACTGATCAAGATCATCTTAAAGAAGCAATTCAGATTAAAAATCTATGTAAAAGATATAATTCTTTGTTTATCGTTAACGACAGACTTGATATAGCTCTGGCATCTAACGCTGATGGGATTCATCTTGGTCAAGACGATTTAGATTTAAAAACCGCAAGGAAACTATTAGGATATTCAAAAATTATCGGTATAAGTGCAAATAATGCAATTGATATTTCAAATGCTCTTGATGAGGGTTGTGATTACATAGGAATAGGGCCAGTATTTGAAACTACAACAAAAAAGAATAAAATACCTTTAGGTATTGAAAATATCAAAACATTAACAAAGGATATAAATATTCCTTGGTTCGCTATTGGAGGAATCAAGTCAAACAATATTTCAATTTTAAAAAGAAGTGGGTTTAAAAAAGTTGCCTTAGTTTCGGAATTAATGAATTCTGAAGATCCTAAAGAAGACGCTATGATGATTTTAAAAAAGTTGTCTCATGAAAATTAG
- the thiS gene encoding sulfur carrier protein ThiS, whose amino-acid sequence MKIRVNGEEKKIELDQENALLSTALHHMGYKPNTIVVELNNLIINSMKWETVKLKDGDNLEIVSIVGGG is encoded by the coding sequence ATGAAAATTAGGGTAAATGGAGAAGAAAAAAAAATAGAACTTGATCAAGAAAATGCTCTACTATCTACAGCTCTTCATCATATGGGATATAAACCAAACACAATTGTAGTGGAGTTAAATAATTTAATTATAAATTCAATGAAATGGGAAACAGTTAAGCTTAAAGATGGCGATAATTTAGAAATTGTTTCAATAGTTGGTGGCGGATAA
- the larB gene encoding nickel pincer cofactor biosynthesis protein LarB — protein sequence MNFDIKFDFQRRDRLGLIEAIWGQDKSIDQLERLSENVLSKNEVVFITRINSEKANYLLDLYDDARFYQEANCLTIGKNLNKINTNKKVAIISGGSSDLAVTLEAQLALEIYGVKCKSFIDVGVAGLHRLMSQLEEINKYDVLIVCAGMEGALATVVGGLLAQPIIAVPVSVGYGVSKDGETALNSMLSSCSPGIAVMNIDNGYGAAMAALRIIKSIS from the coding sequence ATGAATTTTGATATCAAGTTTGATTTTCAAAGAAGAGATAGGCTTGGACTCATTGAGGCTATTTGGGGGCAAGATAAGAGTATCGACCAATTAGAGAGATTATCTGAAAATGTATTAAGTAAAAATGAGGTTGTTTTCATTACTAGGATTAATAGTGAAAAGGCTAATTATCTTTTAGATTTGTATGATGATGCACGATTCTATCAAGAAGCAAATTGCCTAACAATTGGGAAAAATCTGAATAAAATAAATACGAATAAAAAAGTTGCCATCATATCAGGCGGCTCAAGCGATTTGGCTGTAACACTTGAAGCCCAATTAGCACTTGAAATTTACGGAGTGAAGTGTAAATCTTTTATAGATGTTGGAGTAGCGGGACTTCATCGATTGATGAGTCAGTTAGAAGAAATTAATAAATATGATGTATTAATAGTTTGTGCTGGAATGGAAGGAGCTTTGGCAACGGTTGTAGGTGGATTGTTGGCACAACCGATAATTGCAGTACCTGTCTCAGTAGGATACGGCGTTAGCAAGGATGGAGAAACTGCTTTAAATAGTATGTTGTCAAGCTGTTCTCCAGGTATTGCAGTTATGAATATAGATAATGGTTATGGAGCAGCAATGGCGGCTCTAAGAATTATTAAAAGTATTTCCTAA
- a CDS encoding TIGR03792 family protein translates to MKLNLNLKKKIQRFCLVFICLIVLIFQSNTPNLKALTMKNYQGDMVIEELRLKVPAYAKEAWLNAEKEIWEPWLSSQDGFLERQLFWDKEKEEALILVNWKSKKLWKNIPMSEVNVVQQKFEANVKAALSVGENPFELIYEGELDKQI, encoded by the coding sequence ATGAAATTAAATTTAAATTTGAAAAAAAAAATTCAAAGATTTTGTCTAGTATTTATTTGCCTAATAGTTTTAATTTTTCAATCAAATACTCCAAATCTAAAAGCTCTTACAATGAAAAATTATCAAGGTGATATGGTCATAGAGGAATTAAGACTTAAAGTCCCTGCCTATGCAAAAGAAGCATGGTTGAATGCTGAAAAAGAAATATGGGAGCCATGGTTATCCTCGCAAGATGGGTTTTTGGAAAGACAATTATTTTGGGATAAAGAAAAAGAAGAAGCTTTAATATTGGTAAATTGGAAAAGTAAGAAATTATGGAAGAACATACCAATGTCAGAAGTAAATGTAGTTCAACAAAAATTTGAAGCTAATGTTAAAGCTGCTCTAAGTGTAGGTGAAAATCCTTTTGAATTGATTTATGAGGGAGAATTGGATAAGCAAATATGA
- the ispF gene encoding 2-C-methyl-D-erythritol 2,4-cyclodiphosphate synthase, with translation MTNSLPDFRIGNGYDMHRLVKGRNLIIGGVELHHPDNLGLDGHSDADVLSHSIMDSLLGALSLGDIGKYFPPTDEKWKNADSLILLSQVIFLIRSKGWEVNNIDSVIIAERPKIMPHIQLMKKNISDILSVDENLIGIKATTNEKLGPEGREEGISCHSVALLKKK, from the coding sequence ATGACTAATTCTCTTCCTGATTTCCGTATTGGCAATGGATATGATATGCACAGACTTGTAAAAGGTAGAAACTTGATCATTGGAGGTGTTGAATTACATCATCCTGATAATTTAGGGTTAGATGGACACAGTGATGCTGATGTCTTAAGCCATTCAATTATGGATTCACTATTAGGCGCCCTATCACTAGGAGATATTGGCAAATATTTCCCACCGACGGATGAAAAGTGGAAAAATGCAGATAGTTTAATACTATTATCTCAAGTTATATTTTTAATTAGAAGTAAAGGGTGGGAAGTTAATAATATTGATAGTGTGATTATTGCAGAAAGGCCTAAAATCATGCCTCATATACAATTAATGAAAAAAAATATTTCAGATATCTTGAGTGTTGATGAAAATTTAATTGGGATAAAGGCAACTACAAATGAAAAATTGGGTCCAGAAGGAAGAGAAGAGGGTATAAGTTGCCATTCTGTAGCATTGCTTAAGAAAAAATGA
- a CDS encoding NAD-dependent epimerase/dehydratase family protein has translation MHFFVTGASGFVGSNFVNELLFNGHKVTALLRPNSNPRVEFIRKLKICRGELFNDWSKDMEGCDIFVHCASEGVVNNHNDWEKCAKVNFIQTSQIIKNAFESGITKFIICGSCFEYGYSGDEFDRIPITAPLKPVGAYGFSKAAGSLFALNFAKDKGIKLVVPRFFHLYGKGDHKLRFWPKLVGAAQAGENFEMTLGNQLRNFMRVEEAVKKLLDIAMSLDNYSDGGIIKNIGTDQNMSLLSFAKSEWERLGAKGRIINGVIPYRNNEVMSYVPEL, from the coding sequence GTGCATTTCTTTGTTACTGGTGCTAGTGGGTTTGTAGGAAGTAATTTTGTAAATGAACTGCTTTTCAATGGGCATAAAGTTACGGCTCTTTTAAGGCCTAATAGTAATCCTAGAGTTGAATTCATAAGAAAATTAAAAATTTGCAGGGGAGAATTATTTAACGATTGGAGTAAAGATATGGAAGGTTGTGATATTTTTGTACATTGCGCATCAGAGGGTGTAGTTAATAATCACAATGATTGGGAGAAATGTGCCAAGGTAAATTTCATTCAAACTAGTCAAATAATTAAAAACGCTTTTGAGAGCGGAATAACTAAGTTCATTATCTGTGGATCTTGTTTTGAATATGGTTATTCAGGAGATGAATTTGATCGAATTCCAATAACAGCTCCTTTAAAACCCGTCGGAGCCTATGGGTTTTCAAAAGCAGCAGGCAGCCTGTTTGCTCTAAATTTTGCGAAAGACAAAGGGATAAAGCTTGTAGTACCGAGATTTTTTCATTTGTATGGTAAAGGGGACCATAAATTGAGGTTTTGGCCTAAACTCGTTGGAGCAGCACAAGCTGGGGAGAATTTTGAAATGACCTTGGGTAATCAACTAAGGAACTTTATGAGAGTTGAAGAAGCTGTTAAAAAATTACTCGATATTGCTATGAGTTTAGATAACTATAGTGATGGTGGAATAATTAAAAATATTGGTACAGATCAAAATATGAGTCTTCTTTCATTTGCTAAAAGTGAATGGGAGAGATTAGGAGCTAAAGGGAGAATAATAAATGGTGTCATACCCTATAGAAATAATGAAGTTATGAGTTATGTTCCTGAATTATGA
- the trmD gene encoding tRNA (guanosine(37)-N1)-methyltransferase TrmD — translation MTSFNFDVITLFPKAFESINNLGVITKALDKNIINLHLHDLRDFGEGSYRQVDDKPYGGGAGMVLKPEPIYKAHDSVNKFPNNKTLLMTPQGKVLKQNDLLRWTNLDQLIIICGQYEGFDERVRCLADEEISLGDYVLSGGEIPAMSIVNGLSRLLPGVLGDSESLKDESHNNHLLEYPQYTRPAIFKDMKVPDILVSGNHNEIKAWRKKQMFIRTLERRKDLVKEDQIQEFPNIKET, via the coding sequence ATGACTAGTTTTAATTTTGATGTAATTACATTATTTCCTAAAGCTTTTGAATCGATAAATAATTTAGGGGTTATTACTAAAGCTTTAGATAAAAATATTATTAATTTGCATCTTCACGATTTAAGAGACTTTGGAGAAGGTTCATATAGGCAAGTAGATGACAAACCGTATGGTGGAGGAGCAGGGATGGTATTGAAACCAGAACCAATTTATAAAGCCCATGATTCAGTTAATAAATTTCCAAATAATAAAACCCTATTAATGACTCCCCAGGGGAAAGTGCTCAAGCAAAATGATTTATTAAGATGGACAAATCTTGATCAATTAATAATTATCTGTGGTCAATATGAAGGCTTTGATGAAAGAGTGAGGTGTCTTGCAGATGAGGAGATATCTTTAGGAGATTATGTTTTATCTGGTGGTGAAATACCTGCCATGTCAATAGTTAATGGTTTGTCCAGGTTATTGCCAGGCGTTTTAGGAGATTCAGAATCTCTAAAAGATGAGAGCCATAATAATCATCTATTAGAATATCCCCAATATACTAGACCTGCGATTTTTAAAGATATGAAAGTTCCAGATATCCTTGTTAGCGGTAACCACAATGAAATCAAAGCATGGAGAAAAAAACAAATGTTTATAAGAACACTAGAAAGACGTAAGGATTTGGTTAAAGAAGATCAAATACAGGAATTCCCTAACATAAAGGAAACATAA